In Primulina huaijiensis isolate GDHJ02 chromosome 4, ASM1229523v2, whole genome shotgun sequence, a genomic segment contains:
- the LOC140974971 gene encoding uncharacterized protein, giving the protein MVWILVDLGKATAGRGRCRLVWPEVVAAAVFEASSISANLNNIPVLNGSNFKKWKEHVMIVLGCMDLDYALRKYRPALLTSSGTADQKGSLEKWERSNRMSLMIMKHSIPDTIRGAIPEENDAKKFLTQIADRFAANEKLETSTILTKIVSMR; this is encoded by the exons ATGGTATGGATTCTGGTCGACCTTGGTAAGGCGACGGCTGGTCGTGGTCGCTGCCGACTGGTTTGGCCGGAGGTAGTGGCGGCGGCGGTTTTTGAAG CATCTTCTATATCTGCCAATCTGAACAACATTCCAGTACTTAATGGCTCAAACTTCAAGAAATGGAAAGAGCATGTTATGATAGTGCTCGGCTGCATGGATTTGGACTATGCGCTAAGGAAATATCGCCCCGCACTTTTGACCAGTTCAGGAACTGCTGATCAAAAGGGTTCTTTGGAAAAGTGGGAGCGATCAAATCGCATGAGTCTGATGATTATGAAACATTCCATTCCAGATACTATAAGGGGTGCAATTCCTGAAGAAAATGATGCCAAAAAGTTCCTTACTCAAATAGCAGATCGTTTCGCTGCAAACGAAAAGCTCGAGACAAGTACTATTCTGACTAAAATTGTTTCAATGCGGTAA